A window of uncultured Methanoregula sp. genomic DNA:
CGGGTCGCCCTTGGCCCGCACTCACTGATCGGAGCCGGGGGACTCCTGTCATCCCGCGATCAGATCCCCCCGCCAACCGCGGATCAGGCCGTGCTTGCCACCCTGAAGCGGAGGCTCGACCAGGACGATGTCCTGCTCTGCTGCATGAACTGTAAAAACTACAAGAGCCGGACCGTGGTATCCCGGGTACCGGATCACCCCCAGTGCCCCAAATGCGGTGCACGACTGATTGCGGCCCTCAAACCGTACGAGGAGGAGCAGTATGCGATCGTGCAGAAAGCCAAGAAAACCTCCGAAGAGCGTGTTGTCGAACAGCGGCTCATGAAAAATGCAAACATCGTCCTGTCGAGCGGGAAAAAAGCGGTCATCGCCCTTTCGGCCCGGGGCGTAGGCCCGGAGATCGCTTCACGGATCCTTGCCACTCTTGCCGAAGACGATGCGTTCTACCGGGAGATCCTCAAGGCCGAGAGAAATTTCATCCAGACCCACCGGTACTGGTCATAAACGAAAAAAAGAATATTTTGTCACTTACATTATGCTCTCGAGCTTCTGCTCGAGGAAGTCCAGGCCTTTCTTGATATCTTCAAGATTCTTGCCGCCGGTTAAGATGATCTTGCCGCTTGAGAACAGGAGTGCAACGATCTTGGGGTCCTTGATCCGGTAAACAAGGCCGGGGAACTGTTCGGGTTCGTACTCGATGTTCTCGAGGTTGAGGGTGATGACGACCTTGTTGAGGTTGATGTACTTCCCGATATCGTACGAACAGACAATATTGGTGATCGCAACCCGGGGCTCGTCGAATGTATCGACACCGGCCTCTTTTAAGGATTTGATGATTATGCCGAGTCCGTCGTTTAACGCTTTCTTGTCCCGGATTCCTGTCAGCACGACTTTGCCGGACGAGAAGATCAGGGATGCAATTTTCGGATTCTCAATCCGGTAGACTGCGCCCGGGAACCGTTTCGTATTGAGTTCGCAGCTTTTGATCTTGCCGGATACCATTGCAAGATCAATGGAATCGGCGATGACTCCTGATGCTACGATGTTCTCAATTTTTAATGAAGCGTACTTTTTATCAGCCATCCACTATACTATGCAGTCCTCTCAATCATAATACTAATGCACAATCTTTATGTCCACATCCATAACTCCGTTTCCGACGATAATCTACTATAAAGGTATCGGCCGGAAACCGATCACGCGCTTTTTTGGAATCCCCAGCGGCTCCTGATGAAAAGACAGATTGAAGTGGGCCGGCACAAAACATTGTTCCTGATTGCATGAAGAAGAGCGGGAGCAGCACCAACAGTTACGAGAAGATGTGCGAATCATTCGCAATCGATGTCCCTGAGTATTACAACTTCGGGTTCGATGTGATCGATGCCTGGGCGAAAAAAGACCGCAACAAACTTGCGATGATCTGGGTAAACCAGCAGGGAGAGGAGAAGAAATACAGTTTCCTGGATCTTAAAAATCTCTCCAACCAGGCGGCAAACGTACTCCTGAAATACGGGATAAACAAAGGGGATCGTGTTCTGGTGATGCTCCCCCGCATCCCCGAATGGTGGATCTTTGCAATAGCGCTCATCAAGCTGGGTGCAGTATTCGCACCCTGTCCCACCATGCTCACCTCCCGCGACATCAAGTACCGGATCAACAAGGGAAAGTTCCGGATGGTTATTACGGATCTGGAGAATGCCCAGAAAGTGGAGGAGATCTGCAATGAATGCCCTACCCTGACCTGCCGGTTCCTGGTGGATGGCGACCGGAAAGGCTGGGCAAACTGGCCTTATGAACTCCTCTACCCGGCACCGGTCTCGCATCATGCCGTAAGTATTCCCGATGGCCAGAAGACCAAAAGCACGGATCCGATGCTGATCTATTTCACGTCCGGGACCACGGGGGAGCCCAAGATGGTCCTCCACGATCACAGCTACCCGCTTGGCCATATCATAACAGCCCGGCTCTGGCAGGATCTCAGGCATAACGACCTCCACTTCACGGTCTCCGATACCGGGTGGGCGAAATGCGCATGGGGAAAGATCTTCGGCCAGTGGATCGAAGGTGCCTGCATCTTTGTCTGCAACTTCACCGGCAAGTTCCAGGCAACCGAAGTGCTCCCGCTGCTGGACAAGTACCAGATTACCACCTTCTGCTGTCCTCCGACCATCTACCGGATGCTCATTCTTGCCGACCTGGACCGGTTCGATCTCTCGTCGCTGCGTCACTGCTGCAGTGCGGGCGAGCCCCTGAATCCCGAAGTCATCCGTGTCTGGAAAGAGGGCACCGGCCTGACCATCCACGAGGGGTATGGCCAGAGCGAGACTGTCTGCTGCGTTGCCCAGTTCCCGTGCATCGAACCACGCCCGGGCTCCATGGGAAAACCATCCCCCGGCTGGACGGTGGAGATCCATGATGATGATGGAAAACCTGTGCCCGTCGGGGAAGAAGGCCGGCTGGCAATCCGGTGCGATCCCCGCCCCCCGGGACTCATTGTTGAGTATGTCGACAATCCCGAGGAGAATAAAAAATCGTTTGTCAACGGCTGGTATTATACCGGGGACAAGGTCCGCTCCGATGACGACGGATACTTCTGGTTCGTGGGACGCGATGACGATGTTATCAAAAGCTCGGGGTACCGGATCGGCCCGTTCGAGGTCGAGAGCGCCCTGATCGAACACCCGGCCGTCCAGGAAGCGGCGGTGGTTGGATCCCCGGACCGGATCCGCGGCCTGATCGTCAAGGCGTTTGTCGTGCTCAACAGCGGAACCGAACCATCCGAGTCCCTGGTCCGGGAACTCAAAAATTATGTCAAGAGAACCACTGCCCCCTACAAGTATCCCCGCGAGATTGAGTTTGTCCGGGATCTGCCCAAAACAATTTCCGGCAAGATAAAGAGAAACGAACTCCGGGCCGCTGAGATCAAAAAATACCAGGATAAGAACTAATCCCTTTTTGGTTCACTTCTTTTTTACAATATCCTGCGCAAAAAGCCCGGGCATCTGTTACCCACTATCATATGGTTGGGTGTTGGTGTATCAAAGAATCGAAAAGCGTAATAAGTGCACCACCAAATGAATCTATATGGTGCGATATTCCATCACGATGGACGATAACCTCACGCAGTCTATCGATAAATCCTGCGAGAAGAGAAAAATATCCCGTTCGGACTGGATCTCGGAGGCGTGCTCCACCCAGATGAGTGCCCATGCGGGAAGCCCGATCATCGGCTCATCCACCCTTCCGTCTGCCGGTCCCGTCTTAAGCCCGGATCATCATAACATTCCCGACTATGACGAGATGTACAGGAATTTTAACATCGATGTTCCCGAATATTTCAATTTCGGGTTCGATATCATCGATGCCTGGGCCCACAAGGACCGGAACAAACTTGCAATGATCTGGGTGAACCAGGAAGGTGTGGAGAAGAAGTTCACGTTCTGGGACTTAATGCGCCTCTCGAACCAGATTGTGAACATGCTCATCAAGTACGGCGTCAACAAAGGCGACCGCGTCCTGATCATGCTCCCCCGCGTTCCGGAATGGTGGACATTTACTCTCGGGCTCATCAAGCGTGGTGCAGTTTACTGTCCCGCCCCCACCATGCTCACGCAGAAAGACCTCAAATACCGGATAAACCTTGCCGATATCAAGATGGTCATCACCATGCAGGAGCATGCTGACAAGATCGATGAGATTGCAAAGGAGTGCCCGTCGCTCACCTGCAGGATGCTCATCGATGGAAAGCGGCCCGGCTGGATCAGTTACCCGGTTGAGCTGGATTACCCGGCTCCCGTATCGGCAAAGCTGGTCAACCTGCCCGGCATGAAAAAGACCAAGAGCACAGATCCGCTGGTCATCTTCTTCACCTCGGGAACAACCGGAGAACCCAAGATGGTGGTGCACGAACAGAGCTACCCGCTGGGTCACATCGTCACCGCCCGGTTCTGGCATGACCTGCGCATGAACGATCTGCATTTCACCCTCTCCGACACCGGGTGGGCCAAGAGTGCCTGGGGCAAGTTCTACGGCCAGTGGATTGAAGGATCCGCCATCTTCGTGTACGATATCCGCAGCAAGTTCAATGCAACCGAGATCCTCCCTCTCATTGAGAAGTACGGGGTTACCACGTTCTGCTGCCCGCCGACAATCTACCGGATGCTCATCCTTGCCGATCTCGACAAATTCGATTTCACCGAACTGCGCCACTGCGTGAGTGCCGGAGAACCACTCAATCCGGAAGTGATCAAGGCCTGGAAGGATGCAACGGGTCTCACCATCTACGAAGGGTACGGCCAGACCGAGACCGTGCTCTGTATCGGGACCTTCCCCGGCATGCAGCCTAAGTTCGGGTCCATGGGGAGACCCTCCCCCGGCTGGAAGATCGAGCTTCACGATGATCATGGCAAACCGGTCGGGCTTCATGAAGAAGGCCGGATCGCGATCAGCACAAAACCCCGGCCGGTCGGGATGTTCCGCGAGTACCTCAACAACGAAGATGAGAACAAAAAATCGTTTATCGGCGACTGGTATTACACCGGGGATAAAGCCTACAAGGACGAGGACGGCTATCTCTGGTTCATTGGCCGGGATGACGACGTGATCAAGGCATCCGGCTACCGGATCGGCCCGTTCGAGGTCGAGAGCGCCTTGATCGAACACCCTGCCGTGCAGGAAGCCGCAGTCGTGGGATCCCCCGATGATATCCGCGGCCTGATCGTCAAAGCGTTCATCATCTTAAAACCTGATGTCAAGCCCTCAGAAAGTCTCGTCCGCGAGATCCAGACCCATGTCAAGAACGTGACCGCCCCCTACAAGTATCCCCGGGCCATCGAGTTTGTCGACTCCCTTCCCAAGACCATCTCCGGCAAGATCCGGAGAAACGAGCTCCGCGAGCGGGAGATGAAGAAGTATACAAGCGAGAGCAACAACATCAGGAAGTCCTGATAGTCTCTCATATTTACCCTACCTTTATTAAATCCAAAACGTAATCTATACAGGCGCGAGGGAAACCGGGCCAGGATCGCTGGCACGGGTTCCCGCAATATGTCCTGTCCGGGCATCGTGTGTGCGCATCAGCAGCCCCCGGGAGGGTAGCCAAGCCAGGTCAACGGCGCCAGGTTCAGGGCCTGGTCTCGCAGGAGTTCTTGGGTTCGAATCCCATCCCTCCCATCCTTTTTGCAGAATCACCGTTTCATGAAATCCTTGATGTATCCAGAACGC
This region includes:
- a CDS encoding AMP-binding protein, which codes for MVRYSITMDDNLTQSIDKSCEKRKISRSDWISEACSTQMSAHAGSPIIGSSTLPSAGPVLSPDHHNIPDYDEMYRNFNIDVPEYFNFGFDIIDAWAHKDRNKLAMIWVNQEGVEKKFTFWDLMRLSNQIVNMLIKYGVNKGDRVLIMLPRVPEWWTFTLGLIKRGAVYCPAPTMLTQKDLKYRINLADIKMVITMQEHADKIDEIAKECPSLTCRMLIDGKRPGWISYPVELDYPAPVSAKLVNLPGMKKTKSTDPLVIFFTSGTTGEPKMVVHEQSYPLGHIVTARFWHDLRMNDLHFTLSDTGWAKSAWGKFYGQWIEGSAIFVYDIRSKFNATEILPLIEKYGVTTFCCPPTIYRMLILADLDKFDFTELRHCVSAGEPLNPEVIKAWKDATGLTIYEGYGQTETVLCIGTFPGMQPKFGSMGRPSPGWKIELHDDHGKPVGLHEEGRIAISTKPRPVGMFREYLNNEDENKKSFIGDWYYTGDKAYKDEDGYLWFIGRDDDVIKASGYRIGPFEVESALIEHPAVQEAAVVGSPDDIRGLIVKAFIILKPDVKPSESLVREIQTHVKNVTAPYKYPRAIEFVDSLPKTISGKIRRNELREREMKKYTSESNNIRKS
- a CDS encoding TATA-box-binding protein, producing MADKKYASLKIENIVASGVIADSIDLAMVSGKIKSCELNTKRFPGAVYRIENPKIASLIFSSGKVVLTGIRDKKALNDGLGIIIKSLKEAGVDTFDEPRVAITNIVCSYDIGKYINLNKVVITLNLENIEYEPEQFPGLVYRIKDPKIVALLFSSGKIILTGGKNLEDIKKGLDFLEQKLESIM
- a CDS encoding AMP-binding protein — its product is MKKSGSSTNSYEKMCESFAIDVPEYYNFGFDVIDAWAKKDRNKLAMIWVNQQGEEKKYSFLDLKNLSNQAANVLLKYGINKGDRVLVMLPRIPEWWIFAIALIKLGAVFAPCPTMLTSRDIKYRINKGKFRMVITDLENAQKVEEICNECPTLTCRFLVDGDRKGWANWPYELLYPAPVSHHAVSIPDGQKTKSTDPMLIYFTSGTTGEPKMVLHDHSYPLGHIITARLWQDLRHNDLHFTVSDTGWAKCAWGKIFGQWIEGACIFVCNFTGKFQATEVLPLLDKYQITTFCCPPTIYRMLILADLDRFDLSSLRHCCSAGEPLNPEVIRVWKEGTGLTIHEGYGQSETVCCVAQFPCIEPRPGSMGKPSPGWTVEIHDDDGKPVPVGEEGRLAIRCDPRPPGLIVEYVDNPEENKKSFVNGWYYTGDKVRSDDDGYFWFVGRDDDVIKSSGYRIGPFEVESALIEHPAVQEAAVVGSPDRIRGLIVKAFVVLNSGTEPSESLVRELKNYVKRTTAPYKYPREIEFVRDLPKTISGKIKRNELRAAEIKKYQDKN